TTTTACACTAGGAGCATCGTGAACTGTTAGATTGTATGGTTTGTTTAATACTAAAATATCTTCATCTTCATAGATTATTTCTATATTCTTATCTTTTAAAGACTCTTTTATAAACTTTTCATCTTTTATTTCTGAAAACTCTATTTGAGGAAAAAAGACTTCAATTTTTTGGTTCTCTTTTAGTTTAAATCCAGTTTTATTTACAATTTTCCCATCAATTTTTACAAACTCTTTTTTGATTAATTGCTCTATTTGATTTCTTGAAGCATCAATATTTGAAGCTAGAAATTTATCAACTCTTTCTATGTTTGTTGCAATAAAATATTTATACATATTATGATACTCTTTTGTTATGCGTTTATTAGATAAAAGAATTATTTCACACTTTGATTTTTTGTTAATAATATTTGTTTTACCTTTGATAATTTTATCATACCATTTAATTAGTGAAACAAACGAATTTCTAGCAAATAAGCAACTTATGTATTATTCCCTTTCTTTAGTTGTTTTTTTTATTGTATTTTTTTTACCAATTAGAAGAAGGCTTAGAATTATTCCTATGTTATATTGGATTGGAATTATTTTGCTTGTTGCAGTTGAGATTTTTGGAGTCTCAAAACTCGGAGCTAAAAGATGGATAGAATTACCATTTGTTCATGCAACAATTCAGCCATCAGAACTTATAAAACCAATATTTATTCTAATGCTAGGGTATTTGATACAACTTAGGCAACCACCAGAAAATGGATATGGATTAAAAGATTTTTTATATTTCTCTTTTTATATTTTATTGCCCTTTGTTTTAATCGCAAAAGAGCCAGATTTAGGAACAGCTTTAGTTTTACTTTTGGTTGGTTATGGAATTTTATTTTTAGTTGGAGTAAATTGGAAAATATGGGCTAGTATAATTATTTTTTTAGGAGTTACTTCACCATTTATCTATACTTATGGAATAAAAGATTATCAAAAAAAGAGAATTCATGATTTTATAGTTGCTGAAAAACCAAGTTATCATGTTCAACAATCGATTATTGCAATTGGTTCAGGAGGTCTTTCGGGAAAAGAGAGTGATGAAGCTACTCAAACTCAACTAAAGTTTTTACCTATTTCTACAAGTGATTTTATTTTTGCTTATTTGGTTGAAAGATATGGATTCATAGGCGCTATTGGCTTGATAGTTATATATTTTCTTTTGATATTTCATCTTCTATCTATAAACTATTTTTTTAAAGATGATTATGTGGTCAAAGTTTTTGCTTCAGGGCTTGGCTTACTAATATTTTTAAATATGAGTGTAAATATCTTAATGGTTATTGGTTTTGCACCTGTTGTTGGGATTCCTTTACCACTATTTTCTTATGGTGGAAGTTCATTTATAAATTTTATAGTAACTTTTGCAATTTTAGAAAACTTAATAGCATTTAGATATATGGATTTATATAGTTATGATAGGAAATTGTAGCTATTTTAATACATCCTATAAAATACTTGAAACTTTATTTTTGTCTTCTCAGTAGGTCTGGGATAGTCTTTGTAGGCTATTTCTATTAATTCTAAGCTATAATCATCAAGTATTGTATATCCTGATGAGTTAGTGATTTTAAGTCCTGTAATACTTCCATCAGGATGAAACATAAACTCTACAATATTTACTCCACCAATTTGTAGTTTTGCTGCTAATTTTGGGTAACCCATACGATTTAAAACTTTTTGAGTAATTGCTTGAAAGTTATTTAAATTTTTTTCTAAATAAGCCTTTTGAACTTTTGT
The Aliarcobacter faecis genome window above contains:
- a CDS encoding FtsW/RodA/SpoVE family cell cycle protein, with translation MRLLDKRIISHFDFLLIIFVLPLIILSYHLISETNEFLANKQLMYYSLSLVVFFIVFFLPIRRRLRIIPMLYWIGIILLVAVEIFGVSKLGAKRWIELPFVHATIQPSELIKPIFILMLGYLIQLRQPPENGYGLKDFLYFSFYILLPFVLIAKEPDLGTALVLLLVGYGILFLVGVNWKIWASIIIFLGVTSPFIYTYGIKDYQKKRIHDFIVAEKPSYHVQQSIIAIGSGGLSGKESDEATQTQLKFLPISTSDFIFAYLVERYGFIGAIGLIVIYFLLIFHLLSINYFFKDDYVVKVFASGLGLLIFLNMSVNILMVIGFAPVVGIPLPLFSYGGSSFINFIVTFAILENLIAFRYMDLYSYDRKL